Proteins found in one Streptomyces sp. CB09001 genomic segment:
- the ubiG gene encoding bifunctional 2-polyprenyl-6-hydroxyphenol methylase/3-demethylubiquinol 3-O-methyltransferase UbiG: MASALTIDNEYYEEVGDDWWNTEGPLRALHEMNPARTGYFDRILRERHPGRAADTIRVVDLGCGGGLVAEELAGRGYRVTGIDLSPGTVAAARRHAAASGVEVTYQVGSAYGTGLPDGCAEAVVASDVLEHFQDLPAALAEIERLLVPGGVLLFDTVNRTVRSYLLLILVAEKLLGIIKPGTHNWKMFIRPAELRVRLASVGLRLAATHGLGPARPLPLLLPGLLRHRRLGAFTLTGDVSASYIGHAVKRSTS; the protein is encoded by the coding sequence ATGGCCAGTGCGCTGACGATCGACAACGAGTACTACGAAGAGGTCGGCGACGACTGGTGGAACACCGAGGGCCCGCTGCGCGCCCTGCACGAGATGAACCCGGCGCGCACCGGATACTTCGACCGGATCCTGCGGGAGCGTCACCCCGGCCGGGCCGCCGACACGATCCGCGTCGTCGACCTGGGCTGCGGCGGCGGGCTCGTCGCCGAGGAACTCGCCGGCCGCGGCTACCGCGTCACCGGCATCGACCTCTCCCCCGGCACCGTCGCCGCCGCCCGCCGGCACGCGGCGGCCTCCGGTGTCGAGGTGACCTACCAGGTCGGGTCGGCGTACGGCACCGGCCTTCCGGACGGTTGCGCCGAGGCGGTCGTCGCCTCCGACGTGCTGGAGCATTTCCAGGACCTGCCGGCCGCGCTCGCCGAGATCGAGCGGCTGCTCGTGCCCGGCGGTGTGCTGCTGTTCGACACGGTCAACCGGACGGTGCGCAGCTATCTGCTGCTCATCCTGGTCGCGGAGAAGCTCCTGGGCATCATCAAGCCCGGCACGCACAACTGGAAGATGTTCATCCGGCCCGCCGAGCTGCGGGTGCGGCTCGCGTCCGTCGGTCTGCGGCTCGCCGCCACGCACGGGCTCGGCCCGGCCCGGCCGCTGCCCCTGCTGCTGCCGGGTCTGCTGCGCCACCGCCGTCTCGGCGCTTTCACCCTCACCGGCGATGTCTCGGCCAGCTACATCGGCCACGCCGTCAAACGAAGCACCTCGTGA
- a CDS encoding acyl-CoA dehydrogenase family protein — MTVTQDAPVRTDFVALAEELAAGFAGRAAEHDAAGSFPHENVAELVSSGYTAMTVPREHGGGGAELEELCRAQETLAAGCASTAFAVNMHVHGIAMIAGIGGPAAERAYRAIVEDGAVIAGGFSEPGVGGNWWHPTTKAEPVEGGYLLNGRKGFFTGFPAADLLFLSAARTDDRGLPEPVGFLVPKAERGVSVTAEWDAAGMRATGSHSLLLDDLFVADAHMVGRPGALPLMFMQGVHWAWCSFASVFLGIARGALETVVREQRGRTLHVLDRTVAHLPGVQFRVAEMRTRLAAAEAHLYQAVRADHDTAIAEDPLGHYIEMSVMKNSVCRLAHEVVSLAMQVQGGSALMSSHPLQRAYRDVVAGLLVPPNSDVTAEWAGKHALGVPVFAEPRWEG; from the coding sequence ATGACCGTCACCCAGGACGCGCCCGTGCGGACCGATTTCGTCGCGCTGGCCGAGGAGCTGGCGGCGGGGTTCGCCGGCCGGGCCGCGGAGCACGACGCGGCGGGCAGTTTTCCGCACGAGAACGTGGCCGAACTGGTCTCCTCCGGGTACACCGCGATGACGGTGCCACGCGAACACGGCGGTGGCGGCGCGGAGTTGGAGGAGTTGTGCCGGGCGCAGGAGACCCTCGCGGCCGGCTGTGCGAGTACCGCGTTCGCGGTGAACATGCACGTCCACGGCATCGCGATGATCGCGGGGATCGGAGGTCCGGCGGCCGAGCGGGCGTACCGGGCCATCGTCGAGGACGGCGCGGTGATCGCCGGTGGGTTCAGTGAGCCCGGAGTGGGCGGCAACTGGTGGCATCCCACCACCAAGGCCGAGCCCGTGGAGGGCGGTTATCTGCTGAACGGGCGCAAGGGCTTCTTCACCGGGTTCCCTGCGGCCGATCTGCTGTTCCTGTCCGCGGCCCGTACCGACGACCGGGGGCTGCCGGAGCCGGTCGGCTTCCTGGTGCCCAAGGCGGAGCGCGGAGTGAGCGTCACCGCCGAGTGGGACGCGGCGGGCATGCGTGCCACGGGCAGCCACTCGCTGCTCCTGGACGACCTGTTCGTGGCGGACGCGCACATGGTGGGGCGGCCGGGGGCGCTGCCGCTGATGTTCATGCAGGGGGTGCACTGGGCGTGGTGCAGCTTCGCGTCCGTGTTCCTGGGGATCGCCCGCGGCGCCCTGGAGACGGTGGTCCGTGAGCAGCGCGGCCGCACCCTGCACGTGCTGGACCGGACCGTGGCGCATCTGCCGGGTGTGCAGTTCCGGGTGGCCGAGATGCGCACCCGGCTCGCGGCCGCGGAGGCGCACCTGTACCAGGCGGTGCGCGCCGACCACGACACCGCGATCGCCGAGGATCCGCTCGGCCACTACATCGAGATGAGCGTGATGAAGAACAGCGTGTGCCGCCTCGCTCATGAGGTGGTCTCGCTGGCCATGCAGGTCCAGGGCGGTTCCGCGCTGATGTCCTCGCACCCGCTGCAGCGCGCCTACCGGGACGTGGTGGCCGGGCTGCTCGTCCCGCCGAACTCCGATGTGACCGCCGAGTGGGCGGGCAAGCACGCGCTCGGAGTGCCGGTCTTCGCCGAACCCCGCTGGGAGGGCTGA
- the fdxA gene encoding ferredoxin — MTYVITQPCVDLKDKACIDECPVDCIYEGPRKMYINPDECVDCGACEPVCPVEAIFYEDALPEEWAGYGSADREVFATAEVSGGASAAGQLPADHPVIQAEPVKETS, encoded by the coding sequence ATGACGTATGTGATCACCCAGCCCTGCGTGGACCTCAAGGACAAGGCCTGCATCGACGAATGCCCCGTCGACTGCATCTACGAGGGTCCCCGCAAGATGTACATCAACCCCGATGAATGCGTGGACTGCGGCGCCTGCGAACCGGTCTGCCCTGTCGAGGCCATCTTCTACGAGGACGCCCTGCCGGAGGAGTGGGCGGGTTACGGCTCCGCCGACCGGGAGGTGTTCGCGACGGCCGAGGTGTCGGGTGGCGCGTCGGCGGCCGGGCAGCTGCCCGCGGACCACCCGGTGATCCAGGCCGAGCCGGTGAAGGAAACCAGCTGA
- a CDS encoding acyl carrier protein: MTTLTQHLAAVRPETVRRQITERSRLTGDLGLDSVELAELFERIRDTYAGVEISDWLAMATRAEGDTVGSLVRYLALTVPEERPLVVGGVR, encoded by the coding sequence ATGACGACCTTGACGCAACACCTCGCCGCCGTGCGTCCCGAGACGGTGCGGCGGCAGATCACCGAGCGGTCCCGGCTCACCGGGGACCTCGGTCTGGACTCGGTGGAGCTGGCTGAGCTCTTCGAGCGCATCCGGGACACGTACGCGGGAGTGGAGATCTCGGACTGGCTGGCGATGGCGACCCGGGCGGAGGGCGACACCGTCGGCAGTCTGGTGCGCTATCTGGCGCTGACGGTGCCCGAGGAGCGGCCGCTGGTCGTGGGGGGCGTGCGATGA
- a CDS encoding DegT/DnrJ/EryC1/StrS family aminotransferase: MINLFQPQVGAEELAAVAETFEDKWLGHGPRTRAFEAAFAEHIDVPAEHVVFLNSGTSGLFLALESLDLEEGDEVVLPSLSFVAAANAVLSCGARPVFCDVDPRTLNPTVEDIEQALTPRTKAVIVLHYGGSPGDIVRIADRCRERGVTLVEDAACSVASRVDGRAAGTFGDIAMWSFDAMKVLVTGDGGMIYVKDREQAERARRLAYHGLAQSSGFGYAKVSSRWWELDIPEPGRRVIGNDLTAAIGAVQLRRLPEFIRRRQEICALYDQELAGVPGLLLPPALPHGHESTHYFYWVQTAPEIRDGLAGDLLKDGIYTTFRYAPLHKVPAFGSQSAQTLQLPHSDWAADRTLCLPLHPALSDGDVRTVAAAVHKAVENRRTVDAP, translated from the coding sequence ATGATCAATCTCTTTCAGCCCCAGGTCGGAGCGGAGGAACTCGCTGCGGTCGCCGAGACCTTCGAGGACAAGTGGCTGGGACACGGTCCTCGGACCCGGGCCTTCGAGGCCGCGTTCGCGGAGCACATCGACGTGCCCGCCGAACACGTCGTCTTCCTCAACTCGGGTACCTCAGGGCTGTTCCTCGCCCTGGAGTCGCTGGACCTGGAGGAGGGAGACGAGGTGGTGCTGCCCTCCCTCAGCTTCGTCGCCGCCGCGAACGCCGTACTCAGCTGCGGTGCCCGGCCGGTCTTCTGCGACGTCGACCCCCGCACCCTCAACCCCACGGTCGAGGACATCGAGCAGGCGCTCACACCCCGCACCAAGGCGGTCATCGTCCTGCACTACGGGGGCTCACCCGGTGACATCGTCCGCATCGCGGACCGCTGCCGGGAGCGGGGCGTCACCCTCGTCGAGGACGCGGCCTGCTCGGTGGCCTCCCGGGTGGACGGCCGGGCGGCGGGGACCTTCGGAGACATCGCCATGTGGAGCTTCGACGCCATGAAGGTCCTGGTCACCGGAGACGGCGGAATGATCTACGTCAAGGACCGGGAACAAGCCGAACGGGCCAGGCGGCTCGCGTACCACGGGCTGGCCCAGTCCAGCGGTTTCGGCTACGCGAAAGTCTCGTCCCGCTGGTGGGAGCTGGACATCCCCGAGCCCGGCCGCCGTGTCATCGGCAACGACCTCACAGCCGCGATCGGCGCCGTACAGCTGCGCCGGCTACCCGAGTTCATACGCCGCCGCCAGGAGATCTGCGCGCTCTACGACCAGGAACTGGCCGGCGTGCCCGGGTTGCTGCTGCCCCCCGCCCTGCCGCACGGCCACGAGTCCACCCACTACTTCTACTGGGTGCAGACAGCCCCGGAGATCCGCGACGGCCTGGCCGGCGACCTCCTCAAGGACGGCATCTACACGACCTTCCGGTACGCACCGCTGCACAAGGTCCCCGCCTTCGGCTCCCAGAGCGCCCAGACCCTTCAACTGCCCCACTCGGACTGGGCCGCGGACCGCACCCTGTGCCTGCCCCTGCACCCCGCACTGAGCGACGGCGACGTGCGCACCGTCGCGGCGGCCGTGCACAAGGCCGTCGAGAACCGGCGCACGGTGGACGCCCCCTGA
- a CDS encoding YrdB family protein: MSHATLALANNDVMLGIRFLLEMVSLVCFGIWAWRTVPSPWRWLAVVVVPVAVGWMWGTFAVPDDPSRSGESDVHTPGPLRLLLELAVFFGAVAALYLAGLRRAARWLLLIMVLYQVLAYDRIGWLLGH, encoded by the coding sequence GTGAGTCACGCGACTCTGGCGCTCGCCAACAACGACGTCATGCTCGGCATCCGCTTCCTGCTCGAAATGGTCTCGCTGGTCTGCTTCGGCATCTGGGCCTGGCGCACCGTTCCCTCGCCGTGGCGCTGGCTCGCGGTGGTCGTGGTGCCGGTGGCCGTCGGCTGGATGTGGGGCACCTTCGCCGTACCGGACGACCCGTCGCGCTCGGGCGAGAGCGACGTCCACACGCCTGGCCCGCTGCGGCTGCTGCTCGAACTCGCCGTGTTCTTCGGTGCGGTGGCAGCCCTGTATCTCGCGGGTCTGCGCCGGGCCGCCCGCTGGCTGCTGCTGATCATGGTCCTCTACCAGGTCCTCGCCTACGACCGCATCGGCTGGCTGCTCGGCCACTGA
- a CDS encoding MFS transporter, with the protein MQSTYDEDARASRLAGPPDPRRWAVLAVLSLALFVIILNNGLLNVALPSLMRDLDIGIGTTQWIVDGYALVFAACLLTAGTLSDRYGRKRATLLGVALFGVGSLLALTADGAGQLIAARAAMGLAASLVMPGTLSILVDVFPEHERPRALAVWGSTSALGVAVGPVLGGALAGHFWWGSVFLVNLLPVAVVLIAGLVLLPESAASVPRPLDPVGAVLGSAVMVGLVFGAIHASGEGWTSASVLGAFGGALVCGAGFVAWERRHPSPMVDFALLRHPVFLGASAGIMLLFCGLAGTLFVLTQYLQLVLGYSPLTAGLALAPVAVAVGAGSAVAPWLARLTGARGSVSTGLATAAAGILTLAAADGYAGVVTGLVLLGVGVGLALGPATETELSLVAPERSGNAAALNDTMMELGNAVGVAVIGTVLAHGAAGAAAPGVRVEAAAPTGFVSAAVVVAAGAVVAALLLPGPDRPAAHKEAGESVVRIPHAGKDVPVRPT; encoded by the coding sequence ATGCAGTCGACGTACGACGAGGATGCGCGCGCGTCCCGGCTCGCGGGCCCACCGGACCCGCGCCGCTGGGCGGTCCTTGCGGTCCTCTCCCTCGCCCTGTTCGTGATCATCCTCAACAACGGGCTGCTGAACGTCGCGCTGCCCAGCCTGATGCGGGATCTGGACATCGGTATCGGCACGACGCAGTGGATCGTCGACGGTTACGCGCTGGTCTTCGCGGCCTGTCTGCTGACCGCGGGCACCCTGTCCGACCGGTACGGCCGCAAGCGGGCCACTCTGCTCGGCGTCGCGCTGTTCGGCGTCGGCTCGCTGCTCGCCCTCACCGCTGACGGAGCGGGCCAGCTCATCGCCGCACGGGCGGCGATGGGGCTGGCCGCGTCCCTGGTGATGCCGGGGACCCTGTCGATCCTGGTGGATGTGTTCCCCGAGCACGAGCGGCCGCGCGCCCTCGCCGTCTGGGGCAGCACGTCCGCGCTGGGGGTGGCCGTGGGACCGGTGCTCGGCGGCGCCCTCGCGGGCCACTTCTGGTGGGGGTCGGTGTTCCTGGTGAACCTGCTGCCGGTCGCCGTCGTCCTGATCGCGGGGCTCGTGCTGCTGCCGGAGTCGGCGGCGTCCGTGCCCCGGCCGTTGGACCCGGTGGGCGCGGTGCTCGGCTCCGCGGTCATGGTGGGCCTGGTGTTCGGCGCCATCCACGCCTCGGGCGAGGGGTGGACGTCGGCGAGCGTCCTGGGCGCGTTCGGCGGCGCGCTGGTGTGCGGCGCCGGCTTCGTGGCGTGGGAACGGCGGCATCCCAGCCCGATGGTCGACTTCGCGCTGCTGCGCCATCCCGTCTTCCTCGGCGCGAGCGCCGGCATCATGCTGCTCTTCTGCGGTCTGGCCGGCACCCTGTTCGTCCTCACCCAGTACCTTCAACTCGTCCTGGGATACAGTCCGTTGACGGCAGGACTCGCGCTCGCCCCGGTCGCGGTGGCGGTGGGGGCGGGATCGGCCGTCGCGCCGTGGCTGGCCCGCCTCACCGGCGCGCGCGGCAGCGTCAGCACCGGTCTGGCGACGGCCGCGGCCGGCATCCTGACGCTCGCGGCGGCCGACGGCTACGCGGGCGTGGTGACCGGGCTCGTGCTGCTGGGCGTGGGCGTCGGTCTGGCCCTCGGACCCGCGACGGAAACCGAGCTGTCCCTGGTCGCACCCGAACGGTCGGGCAACGCGGCGGCACTCAACGACACCATGATGGAGCTCGGCAACGCCGTCGGTGTCGCCGTCATCGGCACCGTACTCGCCCATGGCGCGGCCGGCGCCGCGGCGCCCGGCGTCCGCGTCGAGGCCGCCGCGCCGACGGGCTTCGTCAGCGCGGCGGTCGTCGTCGCGGCCGGCGCGGTGGTCGCCGCGCTGCTGCTGCCCGGTCCGGATCGCCCCGCGGCGCACAAAGAGGCGGGCGAGTCGGTCGTCCGCATCCCGCACGCGGGGAAGGATGTGCCCGTCCGGCCGACCTGA
- a CDS encoding alpha/beta fold hydrolase — translation MTRYLSHTSPTDDTETEVRLFCFPYAGGGASAYRRWQRGLDAHGAGARVLPVQLPGREGRMTEPRFTDLHALVADLDEQLDAELEHPHVFYGHSMGALVAYALTARRQRRGAPLPMALALSSYRAPHLPAPKIADPGASDEELVASLAALGGIPRVILDHPDFLAALLPVARDDLQLCTTSFAPDTEAVRVPLHLFVGARDRLVSVPEVVAWRRQAGRGYEVRVVPGGHFFIRAHEDVFLRELASVVRRYDRAPVLAGALSA, via the coding sequence ATGACGCGTTACCTGTCCCACACCTCCCCGACGGACGACACCGAGACCGAGGTGCGGCTGTTCTGCTTCCCGTACGCGGGCGGTGGGGCGTCGGCCTACCGGCGCTGGCAGCGTGGCCTCGACGCGCACGGGGCAGGCGCCCGGGTGCTGCCCGTCCAGCTGCCCGGCCGCGAGGGCCGGATGACCGAACCGCGCTTCACGGACCTGCATGCGCTCGTCGCCGATCTCGACGAGCAGCTGGACGCGGAGCTGGAGCACCCGCACGTGTTCTACGGGCACAGCATGGGGGCCCTCGTGGCCTACGCGCTGACCGCCCGGCGCCAGCGCCGCGGCGCGCCGCTGCCCATGGCGCTGGCCCTGAGTTCGTACCGGGCGCCGCACCTTCCGGCGCCGAAGATCGCCGACCCGGGAGCGAGCGACGAGGAACTCGTGGCCTCGCTGGCCGCGTTGGGCGGCATCCCCCGGGTGATCCTGGATCACCCCGACTTCCTGGCGGCGCTGCTGCCCGTGGCCCGCGACGACCTCCAGCTGTGCACGACGTCCTTCGCACCGGACACCGAAGCCGTGCGGGTGCCGCTGCACCTGTTCGTCGGGGCCAGGGACCGGCTCGTGTCGGTGCCCGAGGTGGTGGCCTGGCGGCGCCAGGCGGGACGCGGCTACGAGGTGCGGGTGGTGCCGGGAGGGCACTTCTTCATCCGCGCTCACGAGGACGTGTTCCTGCGCGAGCTCGCGTCCGTGGTCCGCCGCTACGACCGGGCCCCGGTGCTGGCCGGCGCCCTGTCCGCCTGA
- a CDS encoding fatty acyl-AMP ligase translates to MAHQETYTERVLARVQERGGAEAFAFVRGTGVERLGYAELDERARDIASWLLERGLSGRQVLLLYPSDLSFVTAFVGCLYAGAVAVPAPLPTDHTRHFERLARIAGDARVGAVLTTAAAAPDIEAGLSGIRSVPCVATDAGPVGDASQWRAPSLRPDDLAFLQYTSGSTSTPKGVMVSHRNLMANEAAMQRSLGATGDSVFGSWLPLYHDMGLIGHVLQPLWLGARAALMEPAAFLRRPVGWLEMIGEHGVTVGGGPNFAYDMCVRRVKDDDLARLDLSGWESACNGAEPVRADTLAAFARRFAPAGFRPEAFFPCYGMAETTLLVAGAPRGAAPVTRRVDAAALERGEVVPAGADTSARTLVSSGTVRAEDFEVRVVDPATSRAVAQGRVGELWVRGQSVAGGYWARAEATAETFGARLAGESGPAGAGWLRTGDLGAVVDGQLFVTGRLKEMMLVNGRNIYPHDVEAAARAVDRSLGTCAAFTVPAGPAGRERLVLVLEAAGLEGAPDVDGAGRELVGRVQTAITGEFGIAAGSVLLVAPGTVRRTTSGKIQRTLMRRQFLTGRTAAVHAVVEPEAERLVDRTGELVQG, encoded by the coding sequence ATGGCACATCAGGAGACGTACACGGAACGGGTGCTGGCCCGGGTGCAGGAGCGGGGCGGGGCCGAGGCCTTCGCGTTCGTCCGCGGCACGGGGGTCGAGCGGCTCGGCTACGCCGAGCTGGACGAGCGGGCCAGGGACATCGCGTCCTGGCTCCTGGAGCGCGGCCTGTCCGGCCGGCAGGTGCTGCTGCTCTACCCGTCGGACCTGTCCTTCGTGACGGCGTTCGTCGGCTGTCTCTACGCGGGCGCGGTCGCGGTCCCGGCGCCGCTGCCCACGGACCACACCCGCCACTTCGAGCGCCTCGCCCGGATCGCCGGCGACGCCCGGGTCGGCGCGGTGCTCACCACCGCGGCGGCCGCGCCGGACATCGAGGCCGGGCTGAGCGGCATCCGGTCCGTGCCCTGCGTGGCCACGGACGCCGGCCCGGTGGGCGACGCTTCGCAGTGGCGCGCGCCCAGCCTGCGCCCGGACGACCTGGCCTTCCTTCAGTACACGTCGGGGTCGACCAGTACCCCCAAGGGCGTCATGGTCTCGCACCGCAACCTGATGGCCAACGAGGCGGCGATGCAGCGCTCGCTGGGCGCCACCGGCGACTCCGTGTTCGGCAGCTGGCTGCCGCTCTACCACGACATGGGGCTCATCGGGCATGTGCTGCAGCCGCTGTGGCTGGGGGCGCGGGCCGCGCTCATGGAACCGGCCGCGTTCCTGCGCCGGCCGGTGGGCTGGCTGGAGATGATCGGGGAGCACGGGGTTACCGTCGGCGGTGGCCCGAACTTCGCGTACGACATGTGTGTACGGCGGGTCAAGGACGACGATCTCGCCCGTCTGGACCTGTCCGGCTGGGAGTCGGCCTGCAACGGTGCCGAGCCGGTGCGCGCCGACACCCTGGCCGCGTTCGCCCGCCGGTTCGCGCCCGCGGGCTTCCGGCCCGAGGCGTTCTTCCCGTGCTACGGCATGGCGGAGACCACGCTGTTGGTGGCGGGTGCGCCCCGCGGGGCCGCGCCCGTGACCCGCCGCGTCGATGCGGCCGCCCTGGAGCGCGGCGAGGTCGTCCCGGCCGGGGCCGACACTTCGGCCCGCACCCTGGTGAGCAGCGGCACGGTGCGCGCCGAGGACTTCGAGGTGCGGGTCGTCGACCCGGCCACGTCACGGGCCGTGGCGCAGGGGCGGGTCGGGGAGCTCTGGGTGCGCGGGCAGAGCGTGGCCGGCGGGTACTGGGCGCGGGCCGAGGCCACGGCGGAGACGTTCGGGGCGCGGCTCGCCGGCGAGAGCGGGCCGGCGGGCGCGGGCTGGCTGCGCACCGGTGATCTCGGTGCCGTCGTGGACGGGCAGTTGTTCGTCACCGGCAGGCTGAAGGAGATGATGCTGGTCAACGGCCGCAACATCTACCCCCACGACGTGGAGGCGGCGGCGCGGGCCGTGGACCGGTCGCTGGGCACGTGCGCCGCGTTCACGGTGCCGGCCGGGCCAGCGGGCCGGGAGCGGCTGGTGCTCGTCCTGGAGGCGGCGGGTCTGGAGGGGGCGCCGGACGTCGACGGGGCGGGCCGGGAGCTGGTCGGCCGGGTCCAGACCGCGATCACCGGGGAGTTCGGGATCGCGGCGGGCAGCGTGCTGCTCGTGGCGCCCGGCACGGTGCGCAGGACCACCAGCGGAAAGATCCAGCGGACGCTGATGCGCCGGCAGTTCCTCACGGGGCGGACGGCCGCGGTGCACGCCGTGGTGGAGCCCGAGGCGGAGCGGCTGGTGGACCGGACGGGGGAACTGGTCCAGGGCTGA
- a CDS encoding SRPBCC family protein — MPVAPRSLLGRVFYCGPSLDELHQHYAKGGRIDDWAPVTAISRVRIEAPPATVWRLLHDLPGWPSWVPQVASVRQGPGGTVPDEQFRWKLGGMPIRSTLAVVEPQQELCWTGVLAGTRAVHRFRLTSLDGGRATEVLSEESIGGPLIALYFPSAKLRTVLQNWLAALKSTAETADTADTEVSR, encoded by the coding sequence ATGCCTGTCGCCCCACGTTCGTTACTCGGCCGCGTCTTCTACTGCGGCCCGTCGCTGGACGAGCTCCATCAGCACTACGCCAAGGGCGGCCGCATAGACGACTGGGCGCCCGTGACCGCCATCAGCCGGGTGCGGATCGAGGCGCCCCCGGCCACCGTGTGGCGGCTGCTGCACGACCTGCCGGGCTGGCCCTCCTGGGTGCCGCAGGTCGCCTCCGTGCGCCAGGGGCCGGGCGGCACCGTGCCCGACGAGCAGTTCCGCTGGAAGCTGGGCGGGATGCCCATCAGGTCGACGCTGGCCGTGGTCGAACCGCAGCAGGAGCTGTGCTGGACCGGCGTGCTGGCCGGCACCCGCGCGGTGCACCGCTTCCGGCTCACGTCCCTCGACGGCGGACGCGCCACCGAAGTGCTGTCGGAGGAGTCCATCGGCGGCCCGCTCATCGCCCTCTACTTCCCCAGCGCCAAGCTGCGCACGGTTTTGCAGAACTGGCTGGCAGCCCTCAAGTCCACGGCTGAGACTGCTGATACTGCTGATACGGAGGTTTCCCGGTGA
- a CDS encoding acyl-CoA dehydrogenase family protein has product MTTVTPVEGTERALRWAALLDRARLLARRFEERSEKAYASGEFVGENIRELIDAGITAINVPADLGGFEATLEENTRLLRIIAGGCGSTAFTLAIHAVLTGSMRSDLSVAVRERMFGAVRDGAFVVGPFTDEGSGGNWVRPSTTARRVPDGFVLDGLKHFATGYDAATHLVVTAGLDDAHLEPPFNLAAFFVEKPEEGIEVVAPWSGFALPMTGSHSLKLAGLRVDADDSVFPDGLTPLFVMARQQWGHYCFAAVFLGLAERAYELAVERTRGRATTAVSDLARLPGIQFAVARMRSSIATMDALLTEYATRHVDPGEDLPAFVADTCVPKYHITNEAEHVVATAFEVIGGSGIRDGSRIGQIWRDVKAGPLLPFTNDMAREFIGKATLGISPVETPRWV; this is encoded by the coding sequence ATGACCACCGTCACACCGGTCGAGGGCACCGAACGGGCCCTGCGCTGGGCCGCGTTGCTTGACCGGGCCCGCCTCCTCGCGCGCCGTTTCGAGGAGCGCTCCGAGAAGGCGTACGCGTCCGGCGAGTTCGTCGGCGAGAACATCCGTGAGCTGATCGACGCCGGAATCACCGCGATCAACGTCCCCGCGGATCTGGGGGGCTTCGAGGCGACGCTGGAGGAGAACACGCGGCTGCTGCGGATCATCGCGGGCGGCTGCGGGTCGACCGCCTTCACGCTGGCCATCCACGCCGTGCTGACCGGTTCGATGCGCAGCGATCTGAGCGTGGCCGTGCGTGAGCGGATGTTCGGCGCGGTGCGCGACGGGGCGTTCGTGGTGGGGCCGTTCACCGACGAGGGCTCGGGCGGCAACTGGGTGCGGCCCTCCACGACGGCCCGCCGGGTGCCCGACGGTTTCGTCCTGGACGGGCTCAAGCACTTCGCCACCGGCTATGACGCGGCGACGCACCTGGTGGTCACCGCCGGTCTCGACGACGCGCATCTGGAGCCGCCGTTCAACCTGGCGGCGTTCTTCGTGGAGAAGCCCGAGGAAGGCATCGAGGTGGTCGCCCCCTGGAGCGGCTTCGCGCTGCCCATGACGGGCTCGCACTCGCTGAAGCTGGCCGGTCTGCGGGTCGACGCCGACGACTCGGTCTTCCCCGACGGGCTCACCCCGCTGTTCGTGATGGCCCGCCAGCAGTGGGGGCACTACTGCTTCGCGGCCGTGTTCCTGGGGCTGGCCGAGCGGGCGTACGAGCTGGCCGTCGAGCGGACCCGGGGGCGTGCGACGACGGCCGTGTCCGATCTGGCCCGGCTGCCGGGCATCCAGTTCGCGGTGGCCCGGATGCGGTCGTCGATCGCCACGATGGACGCCCTGCTCACCGAGTACGCGACCCGGCACGTGGACCCGGGCGAGGACCTGCCGGCGTTCGTGGCCGACACCTGCGTCCCGAAGTACCACATCACCAATGAGGCCGAGCACGTCGTCGCCACCGCCTTCGAGGTGATCGGCGGCTCCGGTATCCGGGACGGCTCCCGGATCGGGCAGATCTGGCGGGACGTCAAGGCGGGGCCGCTGCTGCCGTTCACCAACGACATGGCCCGCGAGTTCATCGGCAAGGCGACGCTGGGCATCAGCCCGGTCGAGACGCCGAGGTGGGTGTGA